A window of the Blastopirellula sediminis genome harbors these coding sequences:
- a CDS encoding IS4 family transposase, which yields MEFSECELGDKRRTQRLISTAAKTLAWPDGSSTKQTETWADCKALYRLMDCDDVSFQAITTPHYERTRRNGDAGSVRLILNDTTEINYGGKRRAKGLGPVGRNTGRGFFLHSALMRDPDSKQVIGLAGQELLYRPKKKKPGAKNARRRDPQREQAVWGRLIDQVGSPPPGATWLHVCDRGADDYEVFCRAYRQGCGWVIRACRLNRQVISPTGERITLKEHLAAQPVRGLQTLDVPATAKRSARTAQLELRFAPLSLPQPKVTNAWIREHAPGEPLAMWAVELLEVHPPTEKERVRWVLLTSQPVETVEQAQQIVDYYAQRWAIEEYHKALKTGCQVEARYYREAERLERITGLLSIVAVQLLRLRNLADEQPDAIAADVAPKKWVETIAKVRQGKSPRSPRLDATTMTLADFIKHLGGLGGHLGRKCDGRPGWQTLWCGLEKLLLILRGCDLAEKKCG from the coding sequence ATGGAATTTTCGGAGTGCGAACTGGGGGATAAACGCCGAACCCAGCGGCTGATCAGCACCGCCGCGAAGACGCTTGCGTGGCCGGATGGCAGTTCTACCAAGCAGACCGAAACCTGGGCCGATTGCAAGGCTCTGTACCGCTTGATGGACTGCGACGACGTCAGCTTTCAGGCGATCACCACGCCCCATTACGAACGCACCAGGCGTAACGGCGACGCCGGTTCGGTGCGGCTGATTCTCAACGATACGACCGAAATCAACTACGGCGGCAAGCGTCGCGCGAAGGGCTTGGGGCCTGTCGGACGCAACACGGGACGCGGATTCTTTCTTCACTCGGCGCTGATGCGCGATCCCGACTCGAAGCAGGTGATCGGCCTGGCCGGTCAAGAGCTTCTGTATCGCCCTAAAAAGAAAAAGCCAGGCGCCAAGAACGCGCGTCGGCGTGATCCCCAGCGCGAACAGGCGGTCTGGGGACGGTTGATCGATCAGGTCGGCTCGCCGCCGCCCGGCGCAACGTGGCTGCACGTCTGCGATCGCGGCGCCGACGACTACGAAGTCTTCTGCCGCGCTTATCGCCAAGGCTGCGGTTGGGTGATTCGCGCTTGTCGCTTGAATCGTCAAGTAATCTCTCCGACGGGCGAACGAATCACCTTGAAGGAGCATCTCGCCGCGCAACCGGTCCGCGGACTTCAGACGCTGGACGTGCCTGCGACGGCGAAGCGTTCGGCCCGCACGGCGCAGTTGGAGTTGCGATTCGCGCCGTTGTCGCTGCCGCAGCCGAAAGTGACGAACGCTTGGATTCGCGAACATGCGCCGGGCGAGCCGCTGGCGATGTGGGCGGTTGAACTGCTTGAAGTCCATCCGCCGACCGAGAAGGAGCGAGTTCGCTGGGTGCTGCTCACTTCACAGCCGGTCGAAACGGTCGAGCAAGCGCAGCAAATCGTCGACTACTACGCGCAGCGGTGGGCGATCGAAGAGTATCACAAAGCGCTCAAGACCGGCTGTCAGGTCGAGGCGCGGTACTACCGCGAGGCGGAGCGTCTGGAACGGATCACCGGGCTGCTGTCGATCGTGGCGGTGCAGTTGTTGCGGCTGCGCAACTTGGCGGATGAACAGCCTGACGCGATCGCTGCGGATGTCGCGCCGAAGAAGTGGGTCGAAACGATCGCCAAAGTGCGTCAGGGCAAAAGCCCCCGTTCGCCGCGCCTCGACGCAACCACGATGACGCTGGCCGACTTCATCAAACACCTGGGCGGCCTCGGAGGCCACCTGGGACGAAAATGCGACGGCCGCCCCGGCTGGCAAACCCTCTGGTGCGGCCTCGAAAAACTACTGCTAATCCTCCGCGGCTGCGACCTCGCGGAGAAAAAATGTGGGTAA